The Trichoderma asperellum chromosome 6, complete sequence region TTTCCCGCAGTCGCAGCTGGGGCCAGCGATGTTTTATAACTGGATACTTCGGCCACCGGTGACCGAGCTCGCATGGAATTCGGTATCAATGACGCATTGGTATCGCCGTCCAAAGAAAGGCTGTTGTTTGCTAAGGAATCTCCAGTTGTGGGGATtttccgcttcttcttgttgttggtgTTTTCAAAAGACTCGTAGCCGTCCGCCGATGAAGCAACAGATGGTATCACTTGTAATTCCATCGTCTGGCGAAGAGGGTCTAACGCCGCAGAAGCTTGTATTACCACACTCTGGATTTTCGGCGACGATCCCATCATAAGAGTTTCTCGCAGCTCTTCCTTGAATACAGCTGCCATAACTGCCCCATTCCGTCGCAACGTAGAATTCCTTCTAGACTCATCACGATGAGGTTGAAGAGTGGGGCCAACTGATGCCAAAGCGGATATCCCGTTGTCGTCTCTCGTAGTATATGATGGATAGTAGAATAGAGGTATATGGTCGTGGATATTGGAGGGATACTTGATCGAGTTGGCTACCTCTGGGGATAACCTTTCCCGAAGTCGGCGTTTCGGCAGGGGCCGAATAGGCCGATCGGGAAATAATAACGACACGGCATCAGGAGACATTATACTAATTCGTTGTTCTAGTTATGCAGACGAATGAGTTTGTTAGCCTCAGAACGGTCAACAGGGTAGCGAGAACGGGGAATATGCAGTGGGGTAAAAGGGTAAATGCCCAGGTTGAGTGCTATCGCAGCTCCGAAAAAAACGTGGTAAAGCATTGTGATATCATATAGCGGGGCCCAAAAAGATATCAAGATAATGAGAAGATTGGGTTCGAGAACAGTCTACTCGTCCATAGTTGTCTGAGGAGTCAAAAGAATCGAGAAAAGCGCACCCACCACATATCGTACAAAAAGAAAGTCGTTAGGCTTTAGATATAATGACAGACGGCCGCGAGAACACTAAGTTGGGGTAGATAAAAGCAAGGTAAACCGTAGCCGCGTTTCtagcgagagaagaagatggccagcCAGCTTCGATAACTGCCACAGTCTTGAATTTGTGACCAAAGGCGCTGAATGTCGATATTTAGGAATGGGCAAATTCGACCGGGCGGGCGAATGTCCCTTTCAGAGAGAAAGACTGAATGATACGCTCGCAATATGTCGCACAAGATATTTAACCAGCAAATACAGTCCGACGTCGAAACCCCCCGCCCAGATACTAAATCATACGTGCGTTCAGAAGAAGAGACCTGGAGATTTCTCAGGATATCGGTTGCAGCAAGTCTGCCGGCACGGGCGCATGAGGAAACAGCCTTCGTGTTGGCAGGGGGCGGCCCCTAGCGTTGGACGAGTCGATTCCCAGAAGAGCTGAAATGACTAATATTCTCTAGAACAGTCCTCTTCGTGGAAAAGCAAGTGTATCAACGGGCGCAGCAGCACTGAACAGTAGGTAGTCGTAATTAATGAGCCGTTGATTGTCTTTTGTGGATTAGGAGAGGTATGGGAACCTAGATGGGACAGACAGCCACCCCACAGTTTGGTAAGCAAGGAGCAGTATTTGGATACCATACTCCGCACATCGATAATATCGTACTACgggtttattatatatattatatataataaaaattagaaGGTAATAACGTTGTTTAATTCATTAAAAcgaaaatataatatattattacattagtaataataattaaattaaattattataatatatacataaagtatatatatatatatatatatattttaaattaattgaaatattaaaaattaatattgttatattattatactagtataatatatatatatatatatttaattaattgaaatattaaaaattaatattgttattgttatactagtataatatatatatatatatatatttgctaGTTTATGCTTAAACAGAAAATATTCACGGTGTAATAGAATGCTTTAAACGAGCTAGGCCTTCCTTGCACTAAGTGCTCCCTTGTTTAGTTCAACACCATTACGGAGCGCCATCACCTTGCTTAGTACTTGCAGCACTCCACAGCGGGCACTGAACTGCAGCGAGCAGCCAAATTCCAGTGAAGATGCGATTGATGTAACTTGAAATTTCGATTAACAGACACTTTCGTTCTGCATCGACTCTCACAGCCGGGTTGCGATGGCCAGTCCAACGGGCCACACTCTtttcaagaagaaagagggcaCCCTGTCCTTCAGCAGTGATCATGGAGCGATAACTTGGACACCAGCATCAGGAGGTCCTGCAACGGTCTCACTACCAATTACCAACATAACTAGTAATTCTTGTTTGAATTCTggatattaataactataactgaCACTAGCCAGATCTTCAGCAAACCCCCGACAGCTCTCCGAAGGTTATGCTTAAAATATTCGAAAAGTCCGAGAGCGGAAACGACCCCGTCACATATTTATTCCATTTCAACACCCAGGAAGCTAAATCAGAGGCCCAAGCAGTCAAAGATCTACTTTCCCGACTTTTGGCTGATCTCAGAAGCACCGATGCAAATGTGTCCAAGCTAGGTGCTGCGACTGGAGCGCCTGCAAATGGCGATGGCTCAGCAAGCGCCTCTGCCACTCTAGGATCCTCCAATGGCATAAATTCACAATCAATGTCTCCAAAATGGTTCGATGATAACCAGCTGAAAATGAATATTGAGCTACAGCAATCTCTCatgaaaaaagacaagagcCTGCATCAAACCTACATGAGCGCTATATCGACTAAGCCAGATTCAATGACCAGCGCCGCCTTCAACTCCCAATTCTGGTCCATGAGAATAAATCTGCTAAGAGCTCATGCTATTGAAATCAACCAGAAAAAGGGGGCATATAATGTTCTTTCTACTGTTAAACCTCGGACCGTTGACGgagaattaaaattaaacatCAGCGTCGAGCAGGTCCAAATGATCTTTGCTCAGCATCCGTTAATCAAGCGAATTTACAATGAAACCGTACCGAGACTCTCTGAGGCCGAATTCTGGTCGCGATTCTTCCTCAGCAAGCTAGCCAAGAGACTCAAAGGGGAACGCGTCACCGATAACGACCCTGCAGATGCTATCTTCGACAAGTACAATGCTGATGGCAATACGTTTGATGCTCAAGCGAAAATTATGAGCCAACCTGTTCCTCACATAATCGACATTGAGGGTAATGAGGAGAACCAGGGAGGATTCAAAGGAGGCAACGCCAAGGATGTCGAGATGCGACCTCGAGCTAATATCCCCATTGTCAGGACGCTCAATAACTTGAGCGAGAAAATCATGGCAAATGTTCCTCCCTCGGATAGCACTGCCATTGATTCAAAGGGACTTTACGACACGTCCCGAGAACTAATTCTACGAGATTTAaggggagagggggaggAACAACGGATCATGCTCAGTATCAAAGAGAGGAATAATTTTTTCTCATCAAAAGATTCCCCATCGCTAAAAAATAGAGATATCGTCGAGAATCAGCAGCCTAGCGAAATTCTTACCAAAATGCAAAATCTATATGCAGCCGGGAATGATAAGACTGGAGACAATGGGCTTCAAATTAACATAGAACTCGAGTTAGATAGTGATAGCGACAAAGAGACGAAGCCTGGGCTCAATACTGCTCGTGGTGCAATcaaagaggcagaaaagGATGTCATGGCTGGCATACACCAACAACGCTCCCAGAAATACGGAGGCGCCTCAGATGATACCTCTCCGATGGGAATTCCCCCCCAAATTTCCGACAAATCCGCTCTTACTCATGCCACAACCATTGAATTTCTTCACCAATTTTGGGATGGTTTTCTTTCTGGCGACCCTGACCGGGCGATGGAGGTCCAATATTTGGCTGAATCACTAGCAAGATCCACGACGCGCATCCAGGCTGTAgctgacgaggctgaggccgAACGCGACATTATTATTCAGAAACGCAAGCAGGAGATCCGTAGCCACTTCGAGCGCACAGGGAAGAAAATCCGGTGGAAGCCAGACATGGTGGGCGGTGGTCGTGATGCTGTCTCCAAAATAATGCAGCCAACGTTGGATGCACTACGACGAGCACAGGACTCTTATTCCAAGGCATtaggagaagaaaacatTCAAATATCGACGGAGAACACGTAAATTAACTCCGCGGTTTCTCACCTAGTGACCTCGTCAGAAGCTGGCATTCCATATGAATGGAAATAAGATTGAAGATGCCATAGGCCAATACGTGGGCTGCATATAGCATTTGGGCCCTACTGCTGACGAGGTTTGTAATTGTGCTCCATTTTACAAATTTTCGGTTTGCTTGTATG contains the following coding sequences:
- a CDS encoding uncharacterized protein (BUSCO:EOG092D2MK3), with the translated sequence MASPTGHTLFKKKEGTLSFSSDHGAITWTPASGGPATVSLPITNITNLQQTPDSSPKVMLKIFEKSESGNDPVTYLFHFNTQEAKSEAQAVKDLLSRLLADLRSTDANVSKLGAATGAPANGDGSASASATLGSSNGINSQSMSPKWFDDNQLKMNIELQQSLMKKDKSLHQTYMSAISTKPDSMTSAAFNSQFWSMRINLLRAHAIEINQKKGAYNVLSTVKPRTVDGELKLNISVEQVQMIFAQHPLIKRIYNETVPRLSEAEFWSRFFLSKLAKRLKGERVTDNDPADAIFDKYNADGNTFDAQAKIMSQPVPHIIDIEGNEENQGGFKGGNAKDVEMRPRANIPIVRTLNNLSEKIMANVPPSDSTAIDSKGLYDTSRELILRDLRGEGEEQRIMLSIKERNNFFSSKDSPSLKNRDIVENQQPSEILTKMQNLYAAGNDKTGDNGLQINIELELDSDSDKETKPGLNTARGAIKEAEKDVMAGIHQQRSQKYGGASDDTSPMGIPPQISDKSALTHATTIEFLHQFWDGFLSGDPDRAMEVQYLAESLARSTTRIQAVADEAEAERDIIIQKRKQEIRSHFERTGKKIRWKPDMVGGGRDAVSKIMQPTLDALRRAQDSYSKALGEENIQISTENT